The Acinetobacter defluvii genome includes a region encoding these proteins:
- a CDS encoding DUF817 domain-containing protein — translation MRYLKSSIEFTFKAASAALFGILLLIAFALTAKMGSHEYYSLFRYDYLLIYALLIQTCLLYLKLESWAEAKVIALFHLMAMVMEIFLTHPQIASWQYPQPAVFKIMTVPLFAGFMYSAVGSFFARSLRLYQVSFTHLPHFANMLCLAVLSYINFMSKFFVPDIRNILFAWSIFIFWKTKIRFRLQQHQFQLPMLPILILLAFIIWIAENISTFYKIWLYPSQVDAWHMVGWGKLGSWYLLLLLSLVLVLKILGNRTDTGDWTVRQLEK, via the coding sequence ATGCGGTATTTAAAATCAAGTATAGAATTTACCTTTAAGGCAGCATCGGCTGCCTTATTTGGTATTTTATTGCTTATCGCTTTTGCTTTGACAGCAAAAATGGGCAGTCATGAATATTACAGTTTGTTTCGCTATGATTATTTATTGATCTATGCTTTACTGATTCAAACATGTTTGCTTTATCTCAAGCTTGAATCTTGGGCAGAAGCCAAAGTGATCGCACTATTTCATCTCATGGCAATGGTTATGGAAATTTTCCTTACCCATCCTCAAATTGCTTCATGGCAGTATCCACAGCCTGCTGTTTTTAAAATTATGACGGTGCCTTTATTTGCTGGATTTATGTATTCGGCAGTGGGAAGTTTTTTCGCACGTTCACTTAGACTATACCAAGTTTCATTCACACATTTACCTCATTTTGCCAATATGCTGTGTTTAGCGGTATTGTCTTATATCAACTTTATGAGCAAATTTTTTGTGCCAGATATTCGTAATATTTTGTTTGCTTGGAGTATTTTTATTTTCTGGAAAACAAAAATTCGTTTTCGATTACAACAACATCAATTTCAACTACCGATGTTACCTATTCTTATTTTATTGGCATTTATTATTTGGATTGCAGAGAATATCAGTACTTTTTATAAAATTTGGTTATATCCGAGTCAGGTCGATGCATGGCATATGGTCGGCTGGGGGAAATTAGGTTCATGGTATTTATTGTTATTGCTTAGTTTGGTTTTGGTTTTAAAGATTTTGGGAAATAGAACAGATACAGGGGATTGGACAGTACGGCAGCTAGAAAAATAA
- the hemE gene encoding uroporphyrinogen decarboxylase, whose amino-acid sequence MTTLKNDRFLRALLREPVDTTPVWMMRQAGRYLPEYRETRAKAGDFLSLCKNTEFACEVTLQPLRRYDLDAAILFSDILTIPDALGLGLYFETGEGPKFHKTIRTEQDVANLPKFNAKSDLDYVMNAVSTIRSALGGQVPLIGFSGSPWTLATYMVEGGSSKDFRFTKQMMYAQPEVLHALLERLADAVTEYLNAQIDAGAQAIQIFDSWGGALAHREYIEFSLKYMQRIVSGLQREKDGRKIPVILFTKGGGQWLEPMLATGADALGLDWTTSLNVARQTVNGRVALQGNLDPATLYGSAASIEKATKAMLDDAYANGEKTGYVANLGHGITQWVDPAQPKIFIDTVHEYSAKYLG is encoded by the coding sequence ATGACGACCCTCAAGAATGATCGTTTTCTACGTGCTTTGCTACGTGAACCTGTCGATACCACGCCTGTGTGGATGATGCGTCAAGCAGGTCGTTATCTACCTGAGTATCGTGAAACACGAGCTAAAGCAGGTGATTTTCTTTCTTTGTGTAAAAATACTGAATTTGCTTGTGAAGTGACTTTACAACCTTTGCGTCGTTATGATTTAGACGCTGCGATTTTATTTTCTGATATTTTAACAATTCCTGATGCATTAGGCTTAGGTCTGTATTTTGAAACAGGTGAAGGACCTAAGTTTCATAAAACGATTCGTACTGAACAAGACGTTGCCAATTTGCCTAAATTCAATGCTAAATCTGATTTGGATTATGTCATGAATGCAGTTTCGACCATTCGTTCTGCTTTAGGTGGGCAGGTGCCATTGATTGGCTTTTCGGGTAGCCCATGGACGTTGGCCACTTATATGGTTGAAGGTGGCTCGAGTAAAGATTTTCGTTTTACGAAACAGATGATGTATGCCCAACCCGAAGTTTTGCATGCATTGTTAGAGCGTTTGGCTGATGCAGTCACAGAATATTTAAATGCACAAATTGATGCAGGTGCACAAGCGATTCAGATTTTTGACAGTTGGGGCGGGGCACTTGCCCATCGTGAATATATTGAATTTTCATTGAAGTATATGCAGAGAATTGTATCAGGTTTACAACGTGAAAAAGACGGGCGTAAGATTCCTGTAATTTTATTTACCAAAGGTGGCGGGCAATGGTTAGAACCTATGCTTGCAACGGGTGCGGATGCTTTAGGTTTGGATTGGACAACCTCGCTCAATGTTGCACGTCAAACTGTCAATGGTCGTGTAGCATTACAAGGGAACTTAGATCCTGCAACTTTATATGGTTCAGCAGCAAGTATTGAAAAAGCGACGAAAGCCATGTTAGATGACGCCTATGCCAACGGTGAAAAAACAGGTTATGTTGCCAACTTAGGTCATGGTATTACCCAATGGGTGGATCCTGCACAGCCAAAAATATTTATCGATACTGTGCATGAATATAGTGCAAAATATTTGGGCTAA
- the dnaE gene encoding DNA polymerase III subunit alpha: MQFVHLGIHTEFSITESIVRIPDLISAAAKDEMPALAITDLSNLHAAVKFYNKCLSKGIKPIFGSTIRLNDAEHKVTLLAMTKKGWRGLTEIVSRGFIEGQQLSIPCIQKQWVLEQQQDIIVLLGLHSDVGQMLVSSNPQKAEPLLEEWIEKFGNRVYLALTRTDRPREEDFNQEAVKLACKYNIGVVAHNDVHFVKPEDYEAHEARVCIADGYVLGDDKRPKNYSPEQYFKSSAQMVELFSDIPSAIQNTVEIAKRCTVSLRLGFHDLPDYPIPEGHTINTFFEHLSEEGLEERLAVLYPIEKRDEDWAEIRKPYDERLAYELGIINKMGFPGYFLIVMDFIQWSKNNGVPVGPGRGSGAGSLVAFSLKITDLDPLRYDLLFERFLNPERVSMPDFDVDFCIAGRDKVIDYVARHYGRDAVSQIATFGTMAAKGAIRDVARVLGKSYGLADRISKMIPTKPLGLSLEESIEAEPQLKDIVTNPSNPDHEDAAEIWEMALKLEGITRNTGKHAGGVVIAPTKITDYSAVLCDEDGTNRVAQFDKDDVEAAGLVKFDFLGLRNLTVIEDAVQNINKRILSETPLDIAHIPLDDKDAYTVFADANTTAVFQFESVGMKKMLKEARPSKFEEIIAFVSLYRPGPMDLIPDFIHRMHGGEFEYLHPLLESVLEPTYGIMVYQEQVMQAAQFCAGYSLGGADILRRAMGKKKPEEMVKQRQIFIEGAAKKDIDEKTANHIFDYMEKFAGYGFNKSHAAAYALVAYQTAWLKAHYPSEFLAAVMSSEMQNTDNIVFLIDDCRINGLEVLPPSINMSFYHFYASDEKTIIYGLGAIKGVGEQAMQSVIDSREQEGPYKDLFDFCHRIDLKKINKRTLEALIRAGALDCLGMERSTIMAQLPEAVQAAEQARSNRETGIMDLFGEVEEVQRKPAKPVKPWSDEVRLKGEKDTLGLYLTGHPIDVYRPELKSFISQRINELTPTRRGVTTVFAGLVVDVANFPNRMMITLDDGTARIEVSANHERFQRFKDILQNEKVVVIEGEIYEREGYDRPMGRLTKAFSLNEIRQKRANSIAIELKPDIISKTLASDLQKILLPYCNVDMCQHIPFQIQVDYDYASADVHLGAQWKVAPLDDLLFKLREYFGKEAIHIQYQVKSKAAKTVDHRELAQPTQVAPPPEDMSMDDAMDMYNAEVSQFS, from the coding sequence ATGCAGTTTGTTCATCTTGGTATTCATACAGAGTTTTCGATTACAGAATCGATTGTACGGATACCTGATCTGATTTCAGCTGCTGCTAAGGATGAAATGCCTGCGTTAGCGATTACAGACTTATCCAACTTACATGCAGCGGTTAAATTTTATAATAAATGTCTAAGTAAAGGCATTAAGCCTATTTTTGGTAGCACTATTCGTTTAAATGATGCTGAGCATAAAGTAACGCTACTGGCGATGACCAAAAAAGGTTGGCGTGGGCTGACTGAGATTGTGTCCCGTGGATTCATTGAAGGTCAGCAACTTTCTATCCCATGTATTCAAAAACAATGGGTTTTAGAACAGCAGCAGGACATTATCGTGCTGCTCGGTTTACATAGTGATGTTGGGCAAATGTTGGTGTCTTCGAACCCACAGAAAGCCGAGCCTTTGCTTGAAGAATGGATCGAAAAATTTGGCAATCGTGTTTATTTAGCACTGACACGTACTGACCGCCCGAGAGAAGAAGACTTTAACCAAGAAGCAGTAAAACTTGCATGTAAATATAACATCGGTGTGGTTGCACATAATGATGTGCATTTTGTTAAACCTGAAGATTATGAAGCACATGAAGCACGTGTTTGTATTGCCGACGGTTATGTTTTAGGTGATGACAAACGTCCCAAAAACTACAGCCCTGAACAATATTTCAAAAGTTCAGCGCAAATGGTCGAGCTCTTTTCAGATATCCCAAGTGCGATTCAAAATACCGTTGAAATCGCTAAACGTTGTACTGTGTCTTTACGCTTAGGTTTCCATGACTTACCAGATTATCCAATCCCTGAAGGTCATACTATTAACACCTTCTTTGAACATTTATCTGAAGAAGGTTTAGAAGAGCGTTTAGCTGTTTTATATCCGATTGAAAAACGAGATGAAGATTGGGCAGAAATCCGTAAGCCTTATGATGAGCGCCTTGCCTATGAGCTTGGCATTATTAATAAAATGGGATTCCCAGGCTACTTCCTGATCGTCATGGATTTTATTCAATGGTCAAAAAATAACGGGGTTCCTGTGGGTCCGGGGCGTGGTTCTGGTGCAGGTTCATTGGTCGCTTTCAGTTTAAAAATTACGGATTTAGACCCATTACGTTATGACTTACTCTTTGAACGTTTCTTAAACCCTGAACGTGTATCCATGCCCGACTTTGACGTCGATTTTTGTATCGCAGGTCGAGATAAAGTCATTGACTATGTGGCACGTCATTATGGTCGTGATGCTGTTTCTCAGATTGCAACATTTGGTACGATGGCAGCCAAAGGTGCGATTCGAGATGTAGCACGTGTTTTAGGTAAATCTTATGGTTTGGCTGATCGTATTTCCAAAATGATCCCAACTAAACCTTTAGGTTTAAGTTTAGAAGAATCAATAGAAGCCGAGCCACAACTCAAAGATATTGTCACTAATCCATCTAATCCTGATCATGAAGATGCTGCCGAAATTTGGGAAATGGCACTTAAACTCGAAGGCATTACCCGAAATACAGGAAAACACGCAGGTGGTGTGGTCATTGCACCAACTAAAATTACTGATTATTCAGCAGTTTTGTGTGATGAAGATGGCACCAACCGTGTTGCCCAATTTGACAAAGATGATGTTGAAGCTGCTGGTTTGGTTAAATTTGACTTCTTGGGTCTGCGAAATTTAACCGTAATCGAAGATGCTGTTCAAAATATTAATAAACGTATTCTGTCAGAAACGCCACTAGACATAGCACATATTCCTTTAGACGATAAAGATGCCTATACCGTATTCGCTGATGCCAATACCACTGCGGTATTCCAGTTTGAATCCGTGGGCATGAAAAAAATGCTCAAAGAAGCACGCCCAAGTAAGTTTGAAGAAATTATTGCCTTTGTGTCCTTGTACCGCCCCGGTCCAATGGATCTTATTCCAGACTTTATTCACCGTATGCATGGGGGGGAGTTTGAGTATTTACATCCTTTGCTTGAAAGTGTACTCGAACCGACCTACGGCATCATGGTGTACCAAGAACAAGTAATGCAAGCTGCTCAGTTCTGTGCAGGCTATTCTTTGGGTGGTGCGGACATTTTACGTCGTGCCATGGGTAAAAAGAAACCCGAAGAAATGGTTAAGCAACGTCAAATCTTTATTGAAGGTGCTGCGAAAAAAGACATTGACGAAAAAACAGCCAACCATATTTTCGACTATATGGAAAAATTTGCTGGCTACGGTTTTAACAAATCCCATGCGGCTGCCTATGCCTTAGTAGCTTATCAAACTGCTTGGCTTAAAGCACATTATCCTTCTGAATTTTTAGCCGCAGTGATGTCATCGGAAATGCAAAATACCGATAACATCGTATTTTTGATTGATGACTGTCGTATCAATGGCTTAGAAGTACTGCCACCGTCTATTAATATGTCCTTTTACCATTTCTATGCCAGCGATGAAAAAACCATCATTTATGGTTTAGGTGCGATCAAAGGGGTTGGTGAACAAGCCATGCAATCCGTGATTGATTCACGTGAACAAGAGGGTCCTTATAAAGATTTATTTGATTTCTGCCATCGTATTGACCTGAAAAAAATCAATAAACGCACCCTTGAAGCGCTGATTCGTGCAGGTGCTTTAGACTGCTTAGGCATGGAACGTTCGACCATCATGGCGCAACTACCTGAAGCTGTGCAAGCTGCTGAACAAGCTCGTTCTAACCGTGAAACTGGCATCATGGACTTATTTGGTGAAGTTGAAGAAGTTCAGCGTAAACCAGCCAAACCGGTGAAACCATGGTCAGATGAAGTTCGTTTAAAAGGTGAAAAAGATACTTTAGGTTTGTATTTAACAGGTCATCCGATTGATGTTTATCGTCCTGAATTAAAGTCTTTTATTTCTCAACGGATTAATGAGCTTACGCCTACTCGTCGTGGTGTCACCACGGTATTTGCAGGATTAGTGGTAGATGTTGCCAACTTCCCGAACCGTATGATGATTACGCTCGATGATGGTACAGCACGTATTGAGGTTTCAGCGAATCATGAGCGTTTCCAACGCTTTAAAGACATTTTACAAAATGAAAAAGTGGTGGTGATTGAAGGTGAAATTTATGAGCGTGAAGGTTATGATCGCCCGATGGGACGCTTAACCAAAGCTTTTAGCCTCAATGAAATCCGTCAAAAACGGGCAAACTCTATCGCCATTGAACTCAAGCCCGATATAATCAGCAAAACTTTAGCTAGTGATCTACAAAAAATTCTCCTCCCCTATTGTAATGTTGATATGTGTCAGCATATTCCATTTCAAATCCAAGTTGATTATGACTATGCCAGTGCCGATGTACATTTGGGTGCACAATGGAAAGTTGCGCCACTGGATGATTTGCTGTTTAAACTGCGTGAATATTTTGGTAAAGAAGCCATTCATATCCAGTATCAAGTCAAGTCTAAGGCTGCAAAAACTGTGGATCATCGAGAACTTGCCCAACCTACCCAAGTTGCTCCTCCGCCAGAGGATATGAGTATGGATGATGCAATGGACATGTATAACGCTGAAGTCAGTCAATTTTCTTAA
- the cysE gene encoding serine O-acetyltransferase, whose protein sequence is MLKQLKEDIQAVFARDPAARNTFEVLTTYPGIHALIMHRVAHELWKKECKTSARILSSFSRFATGIEIHPGAKIGKRFFIDHGMGVVIGETAEIGDDVTLYHGVTLGGTTWNKGKRHPTLEDGVVVGAGAKILGPFTVGKNAKVGSNTVVTKAIPEGVTAVGSPARLIFKDKEKDNVQEKQRRDYAESIGFQPYAATQDQSDPMLEGMRVLLERIQHNEMRMNNLCHRLSLLDPTFNKQQAKETPFSDEELKIIEELRRECEAQSK, encoded by the coding sequence ATGCTGAAACAGCTCAAAGAAGATATCCAAGCTGTATTTGCGCGAGATCCTGCTGCACGCAATACATTTGAAGTTTTAACCACTTATCCAGGCATTCATGCATTAATTATGCATCGGGTTGCACACGAATTATGGAAAAAAGAATGTAAAACTTCAGCACGTATCTTGTCCTCTTTTAGTCGTTTTGCCACAGGCATTGAAATCCATCCAGGTGCAAAAATCGGCAAACGTTTTTTCATTGATCATGGCATGGGGGTAGTGATCGGTGAAACTGCTGAAATTGGAGATGATGTTACCTTATATCATGGCGTAACCTTAGGTGGTACAACTTGGAATAAAGGCAAGCGTCATCCGACCCTCGAAGACGGCGTTGTCGTGGGTGCTGGCGCAAAAATTTTAGGACCTTTTACTGTCGGTAAAAATGCCAAAGTTGGTTCAAATACAGTCGTTACCAAAGCCATTCCTGAAGGTGTAACTGCTGTCGGAAGTCCTGCTCGTTTAATTTTTAAAGATAAAGAAAAAGACAATGTGCAAGAAAAACAACGCCGTGATTATGCTGAAAGTATTGGTTTCCAACCCTATGCAGCAACCCAAGATCAGTCTGACCCGATGCTTGAGGGTATGCGTGTTTTACTTGAGCGTATTCAACACAATGAAATGCGAATGAACAATTTATGTCATCGTTTATCTTTGCTTGATCCCACCTTTAATAAACAGCAAGCCAAAGAAACCCCTTTTAGTGATGAAGAGTTAAAAATCATTGAGGAACTTCGCCGTGAATGTGAAGCACAGAGTAAATGA
- a CDS encoding RNA methyltransferase, whose amino-acid sequence MDIIDNAALSQHLSHVRIVMVNTTLPANIGSALRAMKTMGLSKLVLVAPKTYPHPDIDALAAGAADLIEQIEIVETLEDAIKDCHLVFGTSARSRTIPWPLLDARPAAQKSMQAVIQGQQEIAIVFGREDRGLTNEELALANYHVTIPVNTDYGVLNVAQAIQVICYEMRMAAIEFSDKKHDDQAVMHVTDSEDMHWDEPLVTHEQMAQFYPHIEKMLAEIEFMDPKNPRLLPLRLRRLFGRIQLDKMEYHLLRGIFSRVQALNNGTWKSSKSKEDQN is encoded by the coding sequence ATGGATATTATTGATAATGCTGCACTTTCGCAGCATTTAAGCCATGTGCGTATTGTCATGGTCAATACCACATTACCTGCAAATATTGGTAGTGCTTTACGTGCCATGAAAACGATGGGGTTATCAAAGTTAGTCTTGGTGGCACCAAAAACCTATCCACATCCCGATATTGATGCGCTGGCAGCAGGTGCAGCCGATCTGATTGAACAGATTGAAATCGTTGAAACTTTAGAAGACGCAATTAAAGACTGTCATTTGGTATTTGGTACAAGCGCACGTAGTCGTACTATTCCTTGGCCTTTACTAGATGCACGTCCTGCTGCACAAAAATCAATGCAAGCCGTGATACAAGGACAGCAAGAAATTGCCATTGTCTTTGGTCGTGAAGATCGAGGACTGACCAATGAAGAATTGGCATTAGCCAACTATCATGTGACTATTCCTGTAAATACTGATTATGGTGTGCTCAATGTTGCACAAGCCATTCAAGTGATTTGCTATGAAATGCGTATGGCAGCTATAGAGTTTTCAGATAAAAAACATGATGATCAAGCGGTAATGCATGTGACCGATTCCGAAGATATGCATTGGGACGAACCTTTGGTCACGCATGAACAAATGGCACAATTTTATCCGCATATCGAAAAAATGTTGGCTGAAATTGAATTTATGGATCCAAAAAATCCAAGATTATTACCATTACGCTTGCGCCGTTTATTTGGACGTATACAATTAGATAAAATGGAATATCATTTACTTCGAGGCATATTTAGTCGAGTTCAAGCCTTGAATAATGGCACATGGAAAAGTTCAAAATCGAAAGAGGATCAAAACTGA